A window of the Henckelia pumila isolate YLH828 chromosome 3, ASM3356847v2, whole genome shotgun sequence genome harbors these coding sequences:
- the LOC140893078 gene encoding F-box/LRR-repeat protein 25-like, with product MHVCLIGSGCCGIVALLLLAGVALFWVLKSRTRRYPHAEEREDRISELPDEIINLIISRLSAINAARTSVLSRRWRHVYAFTTDIKFPCSCHYYHAGKNLSQSPTMFVRAVDTFLQNHSGSKITSFELVCCFHEHILDSFRNWMNHVGNMGIEQLTIGYTCPEHVQEFKSHVFSSDFLPQASSVKRLCLKGGVFQALNQNYLKDLEMSSVAFTSEEIECILSNCSCLQSLKLTQCVLPSRLCIHGPDLRLKSLTVVCHESN from the exons ATGCACGTTTGTTTGATTG GAAGTGGCTGCTGTGGGATCGTGGCTTTGCTGCTTCTTGCCGGAGTTGCATTATTTTGGGTTCTAAAATCTCGAACGAGACGTTATCCG CATGCAGAGGAGAGGGAAGATAGGATTAGTGAATTGCCAGATGAGATTATCAATTTGATTATATCGCGATTATCTGCCATAAATGCTGCTAGGACGAGCGTCCTATCCAGGAGATGGAGACATGTTTACGCCTTTACGACAGACATCAAATTTCCTTGTTCTTGTCATTATTATCATGCAGGGAAAAATTTGAGCCAATCGCCAACGATGTTTGTCCGAGCAGTAGATACTTTTTTACAAAATCATTCTGGTTCTAAAATAACGTCCTTCGAATTGGTTTGCTGTTTTCATGAACACATCTTGGACAGTTTTCGAAACTGGATGAATCATGTTGGCAACATGGGAATAGAACAACTTACCATTGGATATACTTGTCCTGAACATGTGCAAGAATTCAAGTCTCATGTCTTTTCTTCTGACTTTCTTCCCCAAGCATCGTCGGTGAAACGTCTATGTTTGAAGGGTGGTGTTTTCCAAGCACTAAACCAAAATTATCTCAAAGATCTTGAAATGAGTAGTGTTGCATTCACTTCTGAGGAAATAGAGTGCATTTTGTCGAATTGTTCCTGCCTCCAGTCATTAAAATTGACGCAATGTGTGCTGCCTTCCAGATTATGTATTCATGGTCCCGATCTCCGATTAAAGAGTTTGACAGTGGTCTGCCATGAATCTAATTGA